CGGGGTTGTCCCCAGGCCCTCCGCCCTGCGACCGCCTGCGCTGCGGGGCGCCTTCCTCCAAGGCGTGGCTCGCCGCACACCCACCCCTGACTTATCCTTTTTCTTCCCCAGGCCTTTCAGGGTCTTCGTGGCGGGCGTCTTGTCTGGCTTCTCCGACAGGGCAACATTGCTGACCCCCGTGAAGGGGTTCTTCTCGCCTTTGGAGTCCCCGTGTCGGGAGGAGGAAGGCTGTGCTCACAGAAGGGAACGGATGAGCGGCACCCCCTCCTCAGGGCGGGGTGAGGGGCCCCCCATGCCGGGCTGGCAGCGGGACCCACAGCACCCCACCCCATCTCCGGGCCTAAACGCGGACATTGCTGCTGCGGACGCTGGGCTGGGGGCCCAGACTCGCTGGCTGGGAGGGAAACCCGGAcactcccactgcccctcctccgCGTCAGTCCTCTCCGCGGCCCAGGGAGCAGCCGTCCCACCGGTGGGCAAACAGCTCGCGCTCCGGGGCTGGGACCGGAGCCATCCCCTTGGCCCACACGCCGCTGGCCGCAGCTTGGTAGGAGACAGAGCGCAGACACCCACCTGGCCTGCGCCAAGGGGCGACCACGGGCCAGGCCCGGGAGAGGCCGGCTTAGGATGGGCCAGGGGGCCGCAGGGCTCACCGATCGCGAGCGCTCCTGAGACCCCTTTTCCAGCAGAAGGCGGCGGCGCTCCACCACCTCCGTGTGTGTCAGCTCAAAGGGGCGCAGGACCTGAGGCAAGCGGCCACTCAGACGCCAGCCACCAGCCCAGGGACAACCCCCCCCATTCCTCcgcaaacccccccccccaccgcacccACCTCGGCCAGCTTCAGGGCGCCCTGGTCCTGGATACGGTTGTGCGCCAGGGACAGCCAGAGCAGGGCGCGATTCAACCTGAggccctggggcgggggtggggaggagcacgTGTGAACCACTGCCTCTGCCCCACTCTTGGTCCCCGGATCCCAGCTCCCAGGTCCCGCCATACACGCACATCGGCGATGTAGCCAGCGCCTGCATCCCCGATGTGGTTGAAGCCCAGGTTGAGTGAGACCAGGGAGCGGTTGCAGCTGTGCAGTGTGGACAGAGCCTGGCCCAGCAGCTGAGCCCCGTGGTCGTCAATGTCGTTGTTCCGCAGGGACAAGTGGGAGATGCTGCccgcggggtggggagggggattcGCTAGGAACATGGGGTCGGGGCTCGCCTCTCTGGGGGATCTGACCTCTGAGGGTGAAGGGGCAGGAATTGTGGATCCgtaggcaggtgggggagggcagggaaggggacacTAGGATTACCTGGCCTGGGGAACCGGCCCAGAGATGGGGGCGAGAAAAAAGTCTCACGTGCTGTCCAGTGCCATGAGCTTGTGATAAGACTGCTCGGGCAGCGGGTTACCCTCCAGAGACACCTTCCTGAGGACAGGGAAGGTCTGAGAACCAGGAGGCGcccctggggccagggagggagaggtgggtTAGAGAGGAGGTGTGGGTCTCCGGGACGCAGCTGGGAAACAGCTGGATGGCCTTCCAACAGAGAAAATTATACGGGACAGAAGTGTGgccgcgcgggggggggggggagtgtcaCTCCCCAGCGATAGTGGCCCGTGGTGACTCGGCCTCTGGGAGGATTCCTGTGACCACCACGTGTGCCCCACCAGAGGGTGGCTGGACCTGATGACTCACTTCTGACCAAATGGGATATGACAAAAGTGGTGAGATGTCACTTCTAAGTTCAAGTTCCAAAAAGACTGTGGCCTCCACGTTAGGGGCTCCGTGGAAAACGCGGGGCTGTCCCTGCAGGGAGGCCTCGTGCTTCCAGTGGGAAGccaggggacagcagctccagcCCACGCTCCAGTGACAGCTCCAGCCACCCCCACCCGCCtacccgccccaccccccacggaGAGATTTGTGAGTCAGGAATAGGGAACAGACCAGACCGGACCACCACTAGCAGTGCCCCTTCCCACAGTGCCCAGGGATGGGAGGGGGACGGAGGACCTTTCCCAAGTCACAACAAAAGCTGAACTAATGGCACGAAATTTCTCTACTTAAAAATATTctcccagggggcgcctgggtggttcactgggttaaagcctctgccttcagctcaggtcatgatctcagggtcctggaatcgagccccgcatggggctctctgctcagcggggagcctgcttcctcctctctctctctgcctgcctctctgcctgcttctgatctctgtctgtcaaataaataaaataaaataaaataaattctcccACAATTTAGTATCACTTTCAGCCTTTGGGGCCGGCTCATCTTTCACCTAAGCCTGATTACAGTCATTTTAAGTGATTTGATTATGTTCATCTTATTTTTGTATCTTCCAACGGACGCTACCATTTTGTTTCTACTGGCTAATTTGTTTCTAATTGCCACATGGACACAAGTGATGTTCCATGGTGTTCTCTATGCAATGTTGAGGACCTCCAGCTGCAGAGGACGCCATCCCTGCCCTGCAGACACGCCCTTCCCCACGGAGGGAAGAgtaggggcggggcggggggcggtggcgGTGGGCGAGGCGGGCGAGCCAGCGTGAGGCCCCGGGGTTTGTTCCGCGAAGCAGGGTAAGTCCAGCCTGCTGGGGGAGCCTCGGGAAGGGGCGCCCAAACCAGCTTTGCCAAGGGCACCTGGAACTACACCGCCTTACACCTCACACTcgctcctcttcctcttcacagCTTTGCTCAGCACCGCCTCCTCCAGGCAGACTTCCTGTCTCCCCGTTCTGCACCCGTGCAATAGGGGGACTGCGCCTTACCTGCCCCCACTCCGGTGGtgggccccaggccccaggcaggagggaaaagcTCCAGGAAGAGAGTggaccgggggggggggcgggggcgaggAGGGACGGAGCCCAGAGGCCAGTCTCTCCAGGCCCTGGTGCGGCAGAAAGGGGACCCGCTTCTTCTGGTCCGACTGGACCTTCAGAAATCAACACAGCCCTGGGCAGGGATGCCGCTCTCCTCCCCAAACTGCCCACCCGGCCGGGGCCCGCCCACCCCCTCTCCTCTCAGACCTGAGCGTGGGTGCGCACAGAGGCAGGAGAGCGATGAAGGCCGTCAGGGTCTTATCGGTCAGCCCCACCTTCCACAGGCTGGACTCGGGGATACAGAAACCCAGCTGGAGCCTCGCTTCCGCCTCCCCAGGCCCCTCCGGCCGCGCCCTcccttgtgcccctccccccacagccccGGGGGTTCGCTCTCCCAAGCCGCGGAGGCAGCGGCCGCACCCTGGCCTCCTGCTCTCCGCAGCCCCGCGTCCCCTCACTTGATGGCCTGCAGCTGGCTGAGCGGAGGCAGGCATTTCGAGAAGATTCCCAAGATCCGCTCCTCGACCTTCCAGCCTGCGGGCGGAGGAGGGGGAGGCGCCTCAGCCGGGGGCCGGGcccgcggcggggggcggggggggggccgggcccgcggcggggggcgggggggggccgggcccgcggcggggggcgggggggggccgggcccgcggcggggggcggggggggcagggcggggctcACCGCGGATGAAGACCTCCTTCACCGACTTGTCCTCGGGCTCCAGCTCCACCTGCACCGTGGGCCGGAAGAACACGTACTTGCTCTCCAGACTGTTGAGGCTGCAAGACCCCGACAGGCGCTGATCGTCTGCAAGGCGGGGTGCGAGGGGCCCGGGTGAGGAGCGAGGAAGCGGAGCGGCGGTCCGTAGAGCGCACGGACGTACCGCTCAAGTGGGGGTGGCTCCGGCCTGGGGCGCAGCGTCTCGGGCCCGCAAGCGGCGTGGGCCGGGCTTGGGGAAGGAAGCCCGGAGACTCACCCACCTGCACCCCCGCCGCGTCGGACCCTCCCCGCACGGCCGCACTCACTGCCCTGCGCCCCCGCCATTCGGCCCGCCCGGCGGTGCGAGGCTGGCTTGCACCGGGCGACCCCGGCAGACACCCCCGGGGCTCCCCGGGCACTCACCTAAGGCGGGCTTTTCCGACATCGAGGCCGAGGGGACGAAGGCCGGGTGCGGGCGAGGCCGGGGGACAACTTTGGGGAAGTCGGTGTAGCCCGAGCGCGTGCAGAGCTCAGCGAAATCCGTCTCGAGGACCCCGGTGCACTGGTACTCCTCTGCGGGGCGGCGGGGGACGGCGGCTGTGGCCCGGGGTCGCCACCGGGGGGCAGCAGAGAGCAGCGGGCGCCCTGGGGGTCCCCGGCCCGCCCGGACCGCGCCGCCCCGCGTCCCCAGGCTCGCccgccgggggtgggggaggagggggtcgGGGAGCGCGGAGCAGCTGGGGCCCCTCCTCAGGAGAACGTCTTCACAACCATTTTCTAAACGTAAGATGCGTTGTAGAAACCCGCAGCGCAAACAGCGCGGAATCCAGACGCCGGAGAAGGGGCCAGAAGGGCGCGGGCCACACACATCCCGGGGCACCCAGCCTCCGTGCGGCACCTCCAGCCAGCCGCGGGTCAAGGCCGCTTCCCCTCCGCGGCCCGCCCGCCGGGGGTCCTCCATCTCCCACGGGGTCGCCCGCACAGCCTCCTCCTCCGTTCCCTGGGACGGCCCAGGGCCACGCGGGGAAAGAAGCCCAAGCCCGCTGCGAGCAAAGGCAGgagcccaggagcccctctgcagccccagcccgcccgccccggcccgccgCCGAGCGCCCGCAGAGCCTCCGGCGTGCGTTTGTCCCGCAGAGGCGTTCAGAGCGCTACACCCGCCCGCACTCTTCTAGATGCGCCGGGAACGTCGGTTCACTCCAGAGCTCCATCAGCGCGGACAGGTGCCCTGCATATCCCCTCCGGAGGGCGGTGCGGACGGGAGGCAGTCCCCAGAGGCCCCTGCTCTTTCCTGCCTCCCCATGGGCATCCAAGGAAGAAGTGATTCCCGGAGCCGGGAAGGGGTGTCCCTGGCACTTGGGAGAACGGGGAGGCAGAAGGGTTGGCCCGGCGCCAGCCTGCTCTCCCAAGGGCCCGGCAGCCTGGAGCCCCCCGCGAACCATCGCTCCCACCTggccgcggggggcgggggttgcaGGCCGAGCCCGGGGACAGGGACTGCTAACAGCAGGAAACCTGCCCGCAGGCAGGAGATGGTTTGGGAGCACAGGGGCTCCGCGTTCATGGGGACAAGAGAGGGTAGAGGGTTCTTGTGGCAAAGGAGGCACGTTCCTCCCGCGCCCAGCCATGGGGAGAGCAGGACACACAAGACACCCCAGGAGCTCCCTGGGCAGGGCCACTGAGAGGAGGCTCAGGGTCCCGGAGTAACCCCCTCGCACAGCAGTCCTCCCCGCACCACCTGCCTGCGGGAGCTGTTCCCCTGCTGGGGGAGCCCCTCAACCCTTCCTGCTTCACCCACACCACCTTTCTCTAGGGCAGACCTTCTCCAACTCGAGCAGCACCTGGAGAACCCATCAAAATAGTTTCCTGCCCCGCCCTCGCCCCACCGGCCGGCCTTAACTCCGCTGGGCCAGGGGAGTCCCGGAAAGTGCATTTCTAACAACTTCGCAGCTGGTGCCAAAGCTACTGGTCCCAGGACAGCGCCCTGAGAGCCGCCGCCGCTGCCCTAGGAGCCCGCTGCCTGACAGAACATCGCGGgacagtgctcgcttcggcagcacgtGTGCCGAACTTGGCAGGACTCAGAGATGCTCTGTGTCTGCCTGGAGCCCGCGGTTCCCTGGGGGACAGTGCCGCTCCGACAGGGCCttgctcttgctccctctctcgcaCACTCCCACCTTCCTCTCACTACAGACCTCACCTTTGCCCTTGGAGAAGCAGAAGCCAGCAGATGGCGTCTCCTCTAACTCTTCCTACCGCTGCCATCACTCTAGCTGAGGCGCCAGCCCAGAGCCCTGCTTCCGCCCCACGCAGCACATGGGACCCTCTGACCGCCATGTGTTCCTGTCCAGCATCCCTGGGCAGTAGTCACCTGCATTCTCTCCCCGCCATTGGCTGGGCCAGTCAGGCTTCCCTGCCAGCTGCACTCCCCTAACAGCTCTGGGCTGGATCCCGAGTGCTCTGTTCTTCCCTCCTGCCCAGGGGACCTCAGCAGCTCCCAAAGTCACACCTCCAGCCCTGCGCTCTCTTGAGTGCTCCAGACGTGTCCAGCTGACAGCCCCACCGAGGTCTTCTCTCACATGCCCCCCCTCCAGGCTTTCCTGGCTGAGTGAGTGGCCCTCCAGCCCACCTACTGGCACCTCGGAGTCCTCTTCTTCCCACCGCAGCCAAGACTACGAACTCATTACCAGGAAGCCTAACCTGTTCTCCCTCACTGCTCTAGTCCAGCTACCACTGTGCCCCAGCCGGACTACCGAAacctctctccctccgcctccctGCCTCATACTCCCCCTCCGTGCCATTGTCCATACAGAGTGGTGTGGGGGGACTGGCCCCTGGACGATCACAGCCTCTTCCTGTGTTGGTTTCCCATGAGCCCAGGGACAGCAAGCCCCTGTCCCCTTTCAAAGCAGTTGGATCTGAAGCCAGAGGCCTTCcaagaggggctcctggctggctcagctgacAGGGcatgtctcttgatctcagggtcatgagtgtggagcttactttaaaaaaaaaaaaaaaaaaaaaatccttcccatAAATTCCCCTTCATATATCATCGGTTTGGGTTGGGGTTCCAAGGGACAGAAGCATATGCTTACTTGTACGCtgcctgtggtttttttttttccccagaaaatgtaaatggactatgTGTGTATTGTTCTCTCCCTACCCAAAAAGTGattgttgaatgagtgagtgaacaaAACTCCAAGTGCCCTCCTGGTGGGTTCCCGGGCTGCCCTGCCCTacttccaccccctgccccgggACCACTTGTCCCTCCCTGGGCCCTCTTCGCTCGTGCATCTTGGCACATCTTATCGCATTTGCCAGTCCCAAACCACAGTGTGGGTTTTCTAGGATCGAGTTCAAGTCAAACATCAGCCAAGCTGAGTTCCAGGAGCAGGGCTGGAAGCGCTGTGATTTCTAAGGAGAGAGCCCAAGGCCACGCTGCCAGTAGCCGTCGGCACGTGCGCGGAGCGGGTAGTGcacctgctgagcacagagctgctTAGCATCAGGGACGCCACGACTGTCCCCCGGCTCCGCTGGCGCGCGCACCAGGGCGTCGGCCCGCACGACCCGTGCAGAGCGCCGGGCACGACGACGGCGCCCACCCGCCCTGGCAAAGCCGAGCGCGCGAGGAGCCCGGCCGCCCGCCTACCAGGGTTCTTGGGCTCCTCCTCGCCCACCGGCTGCAGAACAGTGACCGGCTTCTCCTTGGTCGCGCGATCCCCCTTCTTGGTCACCGCACCGGACGACTTCTGGGTCCCGGGACGCGGGGCCCGAGGGGAGACCCCGGGCGCACTCGCCTCCCCCGACATGCCGGCGCGGTCCGCGGCGACTCTGGAACAGCCCGGCGGGCGAGGAGGCCAGACAGGACTCGGTGGGGCCGGCCCAGGGGACGGTCGAACCGGGGGTCTCTACTCCGCGGCCACCGCCCTCCCCGCCCGCGGCTGCGCCGCCTCCGCGTCCCTCTCCAGGACAACCGTGCGCGGCGGGCCGGCGGGCGGGAGCAACCGCAGAGCGCGCGGGGCCACCCAGGGGCGCCGCAGAGCcacggccgggggcggggccacggccgggggcggggggcctgggggcggggccacggcccgggggcggggcgagAGCGCGGAGGCGCCGCGGAGCCACGGCCCGGGCGAGGCCacaggcggggcggggcgggggagcccGGGGCGTAGCAGAGCCGCGGCCGGGGGCGGAGTCACAGCCCGGGGCGAGTGCTAGGGGTGGAGCCACGGCCGGGGCGGAGCAGCCGGGGGCGGGGCCCCGGAGTGAGCGCGAGGGAGGAGCGGCGTCGGGGGCGCTCCGAGTCCACGCGGCCCGCGGCGCCCTGGAAGGCCGCGAGCCTGTGAGGGACGCGGCAGTCGAGGGGGACTGGGCGGAAGAGTCGGTGGGGACAGATCCACTTCCGCGGCGCTGTAGGAGAGGGTCCTCGCGGGAAAGGCGCGGCGCTGGGCTGGACCCGTCTAGTTAGCGTCTGGGAAGCGTGGGCAGTTAGTAGATCCGGATTCGGTGTCCGCGGGTAGTGTAGACCCTGCCTGTTCCACGGCGGCGGGCCCCCATTTGAGCGGCCCCTCTCCCGCCTGCAGCCCCCAGGGTCACTCCCAGCGCCGGCCCGCCCTGCAGACAGGCCTGTGAGCCGGGCCTGTGAGCTCCCGGCCCGCGGCTGGCCCGCACCTGGGCACCTACGAGCGCTTATCCCGGCACTTTCCGCTCATTCAGCCTCTCCGCCTTTGGgggaacatttattgagtgtctgctGTGTGCCAAGGGGAACCAATGTTGGGCACAATACATGATTCCTGCCTTCAGGGAACCCACCgcctggtgggggaggcagagatgAATCCAACGATCCCATAAAGAAACCACACATCCCGGAGAGAGCTGGTACTGAAGGCCTCCAGGCGCCGGGGAAGGCGCCCAGCTGTAGTCCGTGCAGTGCGAGAGGCGCTTCGGTAGGACAGTATGTGAAGGACGAGCAGCAGTGAGCAGGTGAGAGGGGAAGAGACGAGGGCGCATGTGCCAAGTCCCTGTGGTAGGAAGAAGTGTGGCTCGTAGGACCTGGGGCCCAGGGTGACTGGAACAGAGTGACTGTGAACACAGTTCCAGGTGAGGCTGAAGAGACCGGCCAGGCCAGCAAAGCCCCTAAGGCCTTGGACAGTTCTGACTCGTCTGAGAGCCATGGGGCACCCATGAAGATGTTCAGACCGAGATCCCCTCACCACCTGGCATTCTGAGCAGTTGCTTGGAGCAGGTACCCAGCGATGGATGCAGGCAGGACCGTCGGGCTGTTGCTAGAGTTGATGGGTTTGGCCTCTCGACGTCACAGAACAGGCTGTGTGCCTAGAACCCTctgaagccacacacacacacacacacacacacacacagcccaggctgggagtgcacAGGCAAGGAACCCCGTATACATTTTCAACATTAGTCTGAAATCAAACTTCTAGCAACATTGATCCCACCTGTTTACACACAAGAGCCCCAGGGCCTTGGGGAGCCACAGGTTGGAGCACGGACAACAGGGAATGTGGGCTTTCTGCTGACCGGGGTCCCCCAGGCTAGAAGCTGGGAGCCAGGCCCTGTCCTCTCCACGTTCAGTTCCTCTAGCAATCGGCAAGTTCCCGGTCTGTCggtcctctccctgctcctggcaGGGTACATCCAGCAGGCTCTGTCTCCAACCTCAGCAGGGGAGTCCCTATGTGGGTCCCTGCATGCCACGACTCCTCAGCGGTCCTGGCGCCGGAGCGGGGGTGATGGGGGGTGCCGAACTGGAGGCAAGTCGTAATGCCCGGGGATGTGGCTGTTCTTCGGTGAGTCGTAGTGGCCAGGGGGCAGGCCCGGAGGCAGTGGGGGCTGGGAGCCTACAGAGTCTCGGTCTGGGGACAGAGAGGGGACAGGATGGGGGACAGCTTTTCCCTCCTCACACCTCTCCTCCTAGTGCCAGCCAGGGACACCACCCTGACCTCACAGGGTGAGGACACTTTGTCACCAACCTCATTCCCCTCTTTCCTGGGTACCGACTACTCAGGTCAGGTGCTGTTGGACCATTTCAAACCCTCAGGGACGCTGCTCACGGGCTCTGAGAGGCCAGCTGATGTCCCAAACCTCCTGCCTGGTGCGAGCCCAGGttggagcccagagcccaaaCTCTTGCTGCCACGCCGTGTTCCCGCTGCTATCTCCCTCTAACCCTTCCTTCCCCCCGTCCTGGCCACCACCAGCCCCCCTGCCCCAACGGGGAAAGGGGTGCTCACCATAGGTCAGAGGGCTGGGCTCTTCATAGGTGCCACTATCTCTCTGTGGCTGGGGGTGCCGCCGGCGCTGGCTGTCCCAGACCTGAGCTGGCTGCCTGGGGGGGGACCCTGCAGGAGGGCCTTTCATCTCCACATAGCTGCTCTCCCGGGGGCTCCCTAGGAGGCTGGGCAGGTCCCGGATGGTGGCATAGGGGTTCTCGTTACTCAGGGAAGCCACActggcccccagcccctcttCAGAGATGGGCCctaaggggagaggaaggaagtcaGGCTCCGTGGGGGCCCGGGCTCCTAGCCCCCAGCTCAGCCTGCCCCCTCACCCCTGTGCCCACGCCTTTGCCAGAGAACAGGACTGGGCCACCAGAGCTGCTGGAGCTGGGGCTAGAGCTTCGGTGCAGGCAGCCAATAc
This portion of the Mustela lutreola isolate mMusLut2 chromosome 14, mMusLut2.pri, whole genome shotgun sequence genome encodes:
- the LRRC71 gene encoding leucine-rich repeat-containing protein 71 isoform X3 produces the protein MSGEASAPGVSPRAPRPGTQKSSGAVTKKGDRATKEKPVTVLQPVGEEEPKNPEEYQCTGVLETDFAELCTRSGYTDFPKVVPRPRPHPAFVPSASMSEKPALDDQRLSGSCSLNSLESKYVFFRPTVQVELEPEDKSVKEVFIRGWKVEERILGIFSKCLPPLSQLQAINLWKVGLTDKTLTAFIALLPLCAPTLRKVSLEGNPLPEQSYHKLMALDSTISHLSLRNNDIDDHGAQLLGQALSTLHSCNRSLVSLNLGFNHIGDAGAGYIADGLRLNRALLWLSLAHNRIQDQGALKLAEVLRPFELTHTEVVERRRLLLEKGSQERSRSPSSSRHGDSKGEKNPFTGVSNVALSEKPDKTPATKTLKGLGKKKDKSGDGAKREEKPGSGQSPTQGTLKKEDAKTSKGKVTIPEQKPNKGKGPKIGNKEKRSFLLESEQLVSEPSEVVNPLLEPVEHREGKVFMPGNKVLLHLNLTRNRITEVGLEGFLATVQHQAQFSKSKSAAKGPVGLLCLSLASEDFVPELHGRFGLGVCSCHVA
- the LRRC71 gene encoding leucine-rich repeat-containing protein 71 isoform X5, yielding MSGEASAPGVSPRAPRPGTQKSSGAVTKKGDRATKEKPVTVLQPVGEEEPKNPEEYQCTGVLETDFAELCTRSGYTDFPKVVPRPRPHPAFVPSASMSEKPALDDQRLSGSCSLNSLESKYVFFRPTVQVELEPEDKSVKEVFIRGWKVEERILGIFSKCLPPLSQLQAINLWKVGLTDKTLTAFIALLPLCAPTLRKVSLEGNPLPEQSYHKLMALDSTISHLSLRNNDIDDHGAQLLGQALSTLHSCNRSLVSLNLGFNHIGDAGAGYIADGLRLNRALLWLSLAHNRIQDQGALKLAEVLRPFELTHTEVVERRRLLLEKGSQERSRSPSSSRHGDSKGEKNPFTGVSNVALSEKPDKTPATKTLKGLGKKKDKSGDGAKREEKPGSGQSPTQGTLKKEDAKTSKGKVTIPEQKPNKGKGPKIGNKEKRSFLLESEETASPRWGWRASWPPCSTRPSSPSPRARPRAPWGCCACPWRLKTLFQNYTEGLDSASVPVTWPEMAEGLCSSPGMRSGP
- the LRRC71 gene encoding leucine-rich repeat-containing protein 71 isoform X1 — encoded protein: MSGEASAPGVSPRAPRPGTQKSSGAVTKKGDRATKEKPVTVLQPVGEEEPKNPEEYQCTGVLETDFAELCTRSGYTDFPKVVPRPRPHPAFVPSASMSEKPALDDQRLSGSCSLNSLESKYVFFRPTVQVELEPEDKSVKEVFIRGWKVEERILGIFSKCLPPLSQLQAINLWKVGLTDKTLTAFIALLPLCAPTLRKVSLEGNPLPEQSYHKLMALDSTISHLSLRNNDIDDHGAQLLGQALSTLHSCNRSLVSLNLGFNHIGDAGAGYIADGLRLNRALLWLSLAHNRIQDQGALKLAEVLRPFELTHTEVVERRRLLLEKGSQERSRSPSSSRHGDSKGEKNPFTGVSNVALSEKPDKTPATKTLKGLGKKKDKSGDGAKREEKPGSGQSPTQGTLKKEDAKTSKGKVTIPEQKPNKGKGPKIGNKEKRSFLLESEQLVSEPSEVVNPLLEPVEHREGKVFMPGNKVLLHLNLTRNRITEVGLEGFLATVQHQAQFSKSKSAAKGPVGLLCLSLAKNYFSPQCPTYTMIQELMLPRDPISKAKPREEEPAAAST
- the LRRC71 gene encoding leucine-rich repeat-containing protein 71 isoform X6; amino-acid sequence: MSGEASAPGVSPRAPRPGTQKSSGAVTKKGDRATKEKPVTVLQPVGEEEPKNPEEYQCTGVLETDFAELCTRSGYTDFPKVVPRPRPHPAFVPSASMSEKPALDDQRLSGSCSLNSLESKYVFFRPTVQVELEPEDKSVKEVFIRGWKVEERILGIFSKCLPPLSQLQAINLWKVGLTDKTLTAFIALLPLCAPTLRKVSLEGNPLPEQSYHKLMALDSTISHLSLRNNDIDDHGAQLLGQALSTLHSCNRSLVSLNLGFNHIGDAGAGYIADGLRLNRALLWLSLAHNRIQDQGALKLAEVLRPFELTHTEVVERRRLLLEKGSQERSRSPSSSRHGDSKGEKNPFTGVSNVALSEKPDKTPATKTLKGLGKKKDKSGDGAKREEKPGSGQSPTQGTLKKEDAKTSKGKVTIPEQKPNKGKGPKIGNKEKRSFLLESEETASPRWGWRASWPPCSTRPSSPSPRARPRAPWGCCACPWRKITSPRNVPRTP
- the LRRC71 gene encoding leucine-rich repeat-containing protein 71 isoform X4, which gives rise to MSGEASAPGVSPRAPRPGTQKSSGAVTKKGDRATKEKPVTVLQPVGEEEPKNPEEYQCTGVLETDFAELCTRSGYTDFPKVVPRPRPHPAFVPSASMSEKPALDDQRLSGSCSLNSLESKYVFFRPTVQVELEPEDKSVKEVFIRGWKVEERILGIFSKCLPPLSQLQAIKKVSLEGNPLPEQSYHKLMALDSTISHLSLRNNDIDDHGAQLLGQALSTLHSCNRSLVSLNLGFNHIGDAGAGYIADGLRLNRALLWLSLAHNRIQDQGALKLAEVLRPFELTHTEVVERRRLLLEKGSQERSRSPSSSRHGDSKGEKNPFTGVSNVALSEKPDKTPATKTLKGLGKKKDKSGDGAKREEKPGSGQSPTQGTLKKEDAKTSKGKVTIPEQKPNKGKGPKIGNKEKRSFLLESEQLVSEPSEVVNPLLEPVEHREGKVFMPGNKVLLHLNLTRNRITEVGLEGFLATVQHQAQFSKSKSAAKGPVGLLCLSLAKNYFSPQCPTYTMIQELMLPRDPISKAKPREEEPAAAST
- the LRRC71 gene encoding leucine-rich repeat-containing protein 71 isoform X7, which encodes MSGEASAPGVSPRAPRPGTQKSSGAVTKKGDRATKEKPVTVLQPVGEEEPKNPEEYQCTGVLETDFAELCTRSGYTDFPKVVPRPRPHPAFVPSASMSEKPALDDQRLSGSCSLNSLESKYVFFRPTVQVELEPEDKSVKEVFIRGWKVEERILGIFSKCLPPLSQLQAINLWKVGLTDKTLTAFIALLPLCAPTLRKVSLEGNPLPEQSYHKLMALDSTISHLSLRNNDIDDHGAQLLGQALSTLHSCNRSLVSLNLGFNHIGDAGAGYIADGLRLNRALLWLSLAHNRIQDQGALKLAEVLRPFELTHTEVVERRRLLLEKGSQERSRSPSSSRHGDSKGEKNPFTGVSNVALSEKPDKTPATKTLKGLGKKKDKSGDGAKREEKPGSGQSPTQGTLKKEDAKTSKGKVTIPEQKPNKGKGPKIGNKEKRSFLLESEQLVSEPSEVVNPLLEPVEHREGKVFMPGNKVLLHLNLTRA
- the LRRC71 gene encoding leucine-rich repeat-containing protein 71 isoform X8: MSGEASAPGVSPRAPRPGTQKSSGAVTKKGDRATKEKPVTVLQPVGEEEPKNPEEYQCTGVLETDFAELCTRSGYTDFPKVVPRPRPHPAFVPSASMSEKPALDDQRLSGSCSLNSLESKYVFFRPTVQVELEPEDKSVKEVFIRGWKVEERILGIFSKCLPPLSQLQAINLWKVGLTDKTLTAFIALLPLCAPTLRKVSLEGNPLPEQSYHKLMALDSTISHLSLRNNDIDDHGAQLLGQALSTLHSCNRSLVSLNLGFNHIGDAGAGYIADGLRLNRALLWLSLAHNRIQDQGALKLAEVLRPFELTHTEVVERRRLLLEKGSQERSRSPSSSRHGDSKGEKNPFTGVSNVALSEKPDKTPATKTLKGLGKKKDKSGDGAKREEKPGSGQSPTQGTLKKEDAKTSKGKVTIPEQKPNKGKGPKIGNKEKRSFLLESELVSEPSEVVNPLLEPVEHREGKVFMPGNKVLLHLNLTRA
- the LRRC71 gene encoding leucine-rich repeat-containing protein 71 isoform X2, producing the protein MSGEASAPGVSPRAPRPGTQKSSGAVTKKGDRATKEKPVTVLQPVGEEEPKNPEEYQCTGVLETDFAELCTRSGYTDFPKVVPRPRPHPAFVPSASMSEKPALDDQRLSGSCSLNSLESKYVFFRPTVQVELEPEDKSVKEVFIRGWKVEERILGIFSKCLPPLSQLQAINLWKVGLTDKTLTAFIALLPLCAPTLRKVSLEGNPLPEQSYHKLMALDSTISHLSLRNNDIDDHGAQLLGQALSTLHSCNRSLVSLNLGFNHIGDAGAGYIADGLRLNRALLWLSLAHNRIQDQGALKLAEVLRPFELTHTEVVERRRLLLEKGSQERSRSPSSSRHGDSKGEKNPFTGVSNVALSEKPDKTPATKTLKGLGKKKDKSGDGAKREEKPGSGQSPTQGTLKKEDAKTSKGKVTIPEQKPNKGKGPKIGNKEKRSFLLESELVSEPSEVVNPLLEPVEHREGKVFMPGNKVLLHLNLTRNRITEVGLEGFLATVQHQAQFSKSKSAAKGPVGLLCLSLAKNYFSPQCPTYTMIQELMLPRDPISKAKPREEEPAAAST